The following nucleotide sequence is from Pseudonocardia sp. C8.
GGGACGGCGACCAGCTCGGCACCGGCGTCGACCAGCTCGTTCCACAGACCGGGGAACCGCAGATCGTAGCAGGTGGTCGTGCCGAGACGGCCGAACGGCGTCGGCGCCGACGACACCGTGTCGCCCGGGCTGAGCAGCTCGACCTCGCGGGAGGCGTAGCCGAAGATGTGGATCTTGCTCGACGTCGTCGCGACCCGGCCCTCGGGGTCGAGCAGGACGGCGGTGTTGCGGAGGCGGCCCCCGTCGGCCCGCTCGACGATACTGCCGGCCAGCACCCACGCCTGCCGGGCGCGGGCGGCGTCCGCGCAGAGCCGCACCGTCGGACCGGTGAGGTCCTCGGCCTCGGCCGTGTAGTCGTCGAAGTGGTGGAAGCCGACGGCCCACAGCTCCGGCAGGACGATCAGGTCGATCCCGGTGGGCAGGTCCGCCAGCGTGCGGCCGACCCGGGCCCGCCGGGCGGCGGCGTCCTCGCCCGTGGGGCTGCCGGTCTGGATGAGCGCGATGCGCATGGTTCTCCTCGGCGGGTCAGGTGCCGGCGTGGCTGGTCGACCCGGTCGCGCCCTGGGCGGTGGAGTCGAGGGAGGACAGGTCGATGTTGCGGGTCTCGCGGGACAGCACCGTGGCGACCAGGGAGACGATCCCCATGCCTGCGAGGTAGAAGGCGACCGCGTAGCCGGTGCCGAACGCCCGGTACAGGGCGAGCGCGATCATCGGAGCCAGGCCGCCCGCGACGACGGAGGCGAGGTTGTAGGCCAGCGAGACACCCGAGTACCGGACCTCGGTGGGGAACAGCTCGGAGAAGAAGGCGCCGATCACCCCGCTGTAGGCGGCGAAGATGAGCAGCCCGCCCGCGACGGCCAGCACGACCAGCGCGGTCTGCCGGGTCTGCAGCAGCGCGAAGAACGCGAACGCCCACACGACGGTGGCCACCGAGGCCGCCAGGTAGATCGGGCGCCGCCCGACCCGGTCGGCCAGCGTCGCGAACAGCGGGATGGTGAGGACGGCGATCCCCTGGCCGATCATGACGGCCATCAGCGCGGTCCCGCTGTCCATCTTCATGGCCTGGGTCACGAAGGTGATCACGAACAGCGAGAAGATGTAGAAGCCGGCGTTCTCGCCGAACCGGGTGCAGGCGGCCAGCAGGATCTTCCGCCAGTGGTGGCGGACCGCGTCGGACAGCGGCATCGAGCGCGTGGCGCCCGGCTGCTCCTGGCGGGCACGGGCCTCCTGGAACAGCGGGGTCTCCTCGACGTACAGCCGCAGGACCAGGCCCACCACCACGAGCAGGGCGGAGAGGGCGAACGCGATGCGCCAGCCCCAGGACAGGAAGTCCTCCTCGGTCAGCAGGCCGGACAGCAGCGCCAGCACGCCCGCGGAGAGCAGGTTGCCCAGCGGCGGACCGACGTTCGGCCAGGACGACCAGAACGCGCGGCGGCGCGAGTCCCCGTGCTCGGCGACCAGCAGCACGGCGCCGCCCCACTCGCCGCCCAGCGCGAAGCCCTGGATCAGCCGGAGCACCACCAGCGCCAGCGGGGCGAGCACGCCGATCGAGTCGTAGCTCGGCAGGAACGCGATGAGGAAGGTCGACCCGCCCATCAGGAGCAGGCTGGCGATCAGGGTGGCCCGCCGGCCGAGCACGTCACCGTAGTGACCGAACACGGCGGCGCCGAGCGGTCGGGCGACGAAGCCGACGGCGTAGGTCGCGAAGGCGAGCAGGGTGCCCACCAGCGGATCCTCCGACGGGAAGAACAGGTGGTTGAACACCAGCGCGGCGGCGGTCCCGTAGAGGAAGAAGTCGTACCACTCGACCGCGGTGCCGGCGAGGCTGGAGCCGGCGACCACGCCGAGGCTGCTGCGGCCTCGACGCCTCTCCGGCGTGGTGGGGGATGACATCTGTCGTCTGCTCCTGAGTCTGTCGGCGCCCTGAGGGGCGGCATGACCGGTGCGCACCGGCGTGGTGCGTGGGGCCACTCGAAGCAGGTGCCGGGTATCGAGCACCCTTGCGTCGATACACAGAATGTAGACGCATTGTATGCAGCTTGTC
It contains:
- a CDS encoding nitrilase-related carbon-nitrogen hydrolase; translation: MRIALIQTGSPTGEDAAARRARVGRTLADLPTGIDLIVLPELWAVGFHHFDDYTAEAEDLTGPTVRLCADAARARQAWVLAGSIVERADGGRLRNTAVLLDPEGRVATTSSKIHIFGYASREVELLSPGDTVSSAPTPFGRLGTTTCYDLRFPGLWNELVDAGAELVAVPAAWPAARLEHWRLLTTARALDTQTFVIAVNSCGTQNGVALGGHSRVVDPWGEVVAEAGADEEVLIVDIDPARVGRTRTEFPVLADRLTDYRPLRRTEVTA
- a CDS encoding MFS transporter, which encodes MSSPTTPERRRGRSSLGVVAGSSLAGTAVEWYDFFLYGTAAALVFNHLFFPSEDPLVGTLLAFATYAVGFVARPLGAAVFGHYGDVLGRRATLIASLLLMGGSTFLIAFLPSYDSIGVLAPLALVVLRLIQGFALGGEWGGAVLLVAEHGDSRRRAFWSSWPNVGPPLGNLLSAGVLALLSGLLTEEDFLSWGWRIAFALSALLVVVGLVLRLYVEETPLFQEARARQEQPGATRSMPLSDAVRHHWRKILLAACTRFGENAGFYIFSLFVITFVTQAMKMDSGTALMAVMIGQGIAVLTIPLFATLADRVGRRPIYLAASVATVVWAFAFFALLQTRQTALVVLAVAGGLLIFAAYSGVIGAFFSELFPTEVRYSGVSLAYNLASVVAGGLAPMIALALYRAFGTGYAVAFYLAGMGIVSLVATVLSRETRNIDLSSLDSTAQGATGSTSHAGT